In the genome of Montipora foliosa isolate CH-2021 chromosome 3, ASM3666993v2, whole genome shotgun sequence, one region contains:
- the LOC137995711 gene encoding tigger transposable element-derived protein 6-like: protein MTVSGESGEVREETVESWKEHLPQILAGYSPEDILNMDEMGKFYCALPNKSLSEAARQCRGGKQSKERVTCGFFVNAAGGKEEPIVIGKSANPGCFRGIRDLSTLPCTYFNQKKAWMDFGILDQVLTKFNRNCQRKGRHVLLLLDHAPCHPYDMKGKFSNTKAVFLPPNCTSKLQPLDLGIIQSFKLKYTKLMMTHVISQIEDCETAGDLCKSINVLEAIRWIAQAWEAVEPSTIVNCFTNAGVLDKERNVVKALAPPSDEDPFSDLEDDVLQVNALLEESCGDTATSADESIADENLLPVCQEVDENWEQKFLSSLSQNSDNEDGASDDEEIVEMDEVLPEPLTIKSYKEALSELNHVTNFFTAQGASQLTDELSKVVSKAQSLYLKQRLENAVQKKITDFLNS, encoded by the coding sequence ATGACAGTGAGTGGCGAATCGGGAGAAGTGCGCGAGGAAACAGTTGAGTCATGGAAAGAGCATTTGCCACAGATACTCGCAGGGTATAGCCCTGAGGACATTTTAAACATGGACGAAATGGGGAAATTTTATTGCGCGTTACCAAACAAGTCTCTTTCCGAGGCAGCAAGGCAGTGCAGAGGTGGCAAACAGTCCAAGGAGAGAGTAACATGTGGCTTCTTTGTAAATGCCGCAGGAGGTAAAGAAGAACCAATAGTAATTGGTAAGTCGGCAAATCCCGGTTGTTTCCGAGGTATTCGAGATCTTTCAACTCTGCCATGCACTTACTTTAATCAGAAAAAGGCATGGATGGATTTTGGTATCTTGGATCAAGTTTTAACAAAATTCAACCGTAACTGTCAACGAAAAGGTCGACATGTTCTTTTGCTGCTTGACCATGCTCCATGCCATCCATATGACATGAAAGGGAAATTCTCTAACACCAAGGCTGTATTTTTGCCGCCAAATTGTACCTCAAAGCTCCAGCCCCTAGATTTAGGGATTATTCAGTCATTCAAGCTGAAGTACACAAAGCTCATGATGACTCACGTGATCAGTCAAATTGAGGACTGTGAAACTGCCGGAGATTTGTGTAAGTCCATTAACGTACTAGAGGCCATAAGATGGATCGCACAAGCCTGGGAAGCTGTGGAACCCTCCACTATAGTGAATTGTTTTACTAATGCGGGGGTGTTGGATAAAGAGCGAAATGTAGTTAAAGCCCTCGCACCACCAAGTGACGAAGACCCGTTTTCAGACCTAGAAGATGATGTTTTGCAGGTTAATGCGTTGCTGGAAGAGTCTTGTGGTGACACAGCAACTTCAGCAGATGAATCTATTGCAGACGAAAATCTCCTCCCAGTCTGCCAAGAGGTTGATGAAAATTGGGAGCAAAAATTCCTGTCAAGTTTGTCACAAAATAGCGACAATGAAGACGGAGCTAGCGATGATGAAGAAATTGTGGAAATGGATGAAGTACTGCCAGAACCACTGACAATAAAGTCGTATAAAGAAGCCCTATCGGAACTTAACCATGTGACTAATTTTTTCACTGCACAGGGTGCATCTCAGCTGACCGACGAGCTAAGCAAGGTGGTTTCAAAAGCTCAGTCACTCTATCTCAAACAAAGACTCGAGAATGCTGTCCAGAAgaaaattactgactttttaAATTCTTAA
- the LOC137995710 gene encoding tigger transposable element-derived protein 4-like, which yields MVMRKQKELTLQEKVDVIAYKDKNPGIGIREIAEKFQCGKTQIQSTLRDKGKLLDKFATNGNAASKRARMCRFQDIDSAMLKWFRMARSNNIPVSGPMLQAKAVAVAEQMQLENF from the coding sequence ATGGTGATGAGGAAGCAGAAAGAATTAACTTTACAAGAAAAAGTAGATGTAATTGCCTACAAAGACAAAAATCCAGGGATCGGAATTCGAGAAATTGCAGAGAAGTTTCAATGTGGTAAAACACAGATTCAATCCACGCTACGTGACAAGGGGAAATTGCTTGATAAATTTGCTACAAATGGAAATGCAGCCAGCAAGAGGGCAAGGATGTGCAGATTTCAAGACATCGATTCTGCAATGTTAAAATGGTTCAGAATGGCTAGAAGTAACAACATTCCTGTTTCGGGTCCCATGCTACAGGCAAAAGCCGTTGCTGTGGCTGAGCAAATGCAACTGGAAAATTTTTAA